The nucleotide window GGGTCGGAGCTACGGCCCGTCGGATAGAGTACAGCAGAGAGAGCCTTTGGTAACAGGGAGGTGAAGGACTGGGTAGACACACttttgggtgctgctgctgcctgtGGAAAATAACCCATCATCACTGGTTTACAACACGAAAAAAATCTgaaatatacatttgcagtgccTAGCCTTTTCTTTTACACTTACAGGAAGGGAAGGCCCACTTTGGCTCATTTCCTGAGAGTTTTCTTGAAGTGATGAAGAATCAATTTCTTGgctctgtttttgtttttcttcctcCTCCATCATGAGTGTTACCTGTAAATGTAGTTTAGTTTGAGATATCTGATAATTAAAGGACATGTTAAGAGAAGTTCACACAATGGCAGTATGCAAAATAAGTCAAATCCAAGTACATTTCTAAGAaattattacattttaaatattagtATAGTAAATAGTTAAAGGGGTCCCTATTATGCTCTTTTTCAGGTTCACATgtatattttgtgcctctactgtgaaatGATTACATgctcaaatgttcaaaaagctctttattcctctcatactgcctgtgctgcagcacctctttgcaccctctgtctgaaaccagagcccagtctgctctgattggttagctggccggctctgttgtgattggtcaaccgctcagATATGTCCAGGCCCTTAGCCTACTtagtgttggagcgctagccaatagcagCGCGACTGTTACAtattgatgtcactatgttacagaagtaaacaaagtgtacgagagagaaactccctctggagggaactttgggattttagcctttgtagaccatttacatgcacaacagCCTATATCATACActacaaagaaaagaaaaagagaagcataatagggcctctttaaggtaTCTTTCACTGCGGTGCatgactgagtgtgtgaggcagcTCAGAAAAGTTAAATGTATCCCAAGGACAGATGGGACACAGACACAGCAGACCAAACACTTTCTTACAGTGAGCCAAGTTATGATAACTGTATAATACAACTATTCTGgataaatataattaaatggTATACTTTCCAGAGTCTGAAGCTCTGACTGTAAGCAAAGCTCATATCTGCAGCTACCTGCTCATTCAGCCTCTCTGCCATCGACACCACTGAGTCAAACTCTTCCGTGACTTTAAGAGaaacagaaaataaatgttacaaAGAGTGGTATATGGAGAATGTATTTTCAATCTGTGTCATTCAAAGCCTGCATTAACATGGAGCAGTCAAGCATGGTAGTGTTTCAAAGTATGTCGCAACAGATGGTTGTAACAATAAGAGTTGCAAGTCTTACCAGGAATGAGGGCAGAGCTATAGTTGCCCATCGTGAGGGAGAGGAATACAAGTGCAAGAGTCTTTAAGTCTACATCTACAAATGACAGATTGGAGCAAGTCAGTAGAGAAAACATTCACAGAAACTCAATGCATTCTCATATCATTAAGAAATTGAAATTCATTAGGACAAAAAAGTAATTCCATTtgttaaaatataataaattcATAAAAGAAACTTCAGTTGAATCATTAATCTGAGTTCTAAGTAAGGGACACTAAACATGGGTTCACTGGTGGCAGctgcccctctctctctctcatgccACAGCAGGGAACAAATGTGCAACACATGCTGGAACCAACGCACAGCGAGGAGCAGTGACAGGTTATActgtacatttatttgttaacaAAGTAAACAAATTACCAGATTATTGTCACAGCCAAGGATCTGGAGCACACACTCACCTTGTTTGGCCGGCGACAGTGGTGAGATAAAGCAGCATCTGTGGTAACGCGACACCGTCCATTGTAACCCAGTGCTGTGAACAGTCTGTTGTGATGAGGAGGGCTACTGTCAGACGGCTAAGTTTAGCTGCACTCTGCTCACAAATATCACCGGGGCAGAGCGAAGGGCGAGGGGTGTGTTTAAAGGGACCAACTGGTGCGCAGTTATACAATATGTAATGTTTACACTGGGCAGCAGAACTGCTTTTATTCATTGTGAGCCTCAGGAAGTGTTTTAATTTCCAAACAATGCTCAAACAGGCACCGCTGATTTACACAACTACCGTTTGCTTATCACGAGGAGCCTCAAGCAGTGAACAGTTGTAAGCTATCTGAGTCTCTGGAGTTTTAGAAAGCAT belongs to Pseudochaenichthys georgianus chromosome 14, fPseGeo1.2, whole genome shotgun sequence and includes:
- the LOC117457985 gene encoding SH3 domain-containing kinase-binding protein 1; protein product: MGNYSSALIPVTEEFDSVVSMAERLNEQVTLMMEEEEKQKQSQEIDSSSLQENSQEMSQSGPSLPAAAAPKSVSTQSFTSLLPKALSAVLYPTGRSSDPQQSRSPASLEQVQSELRELRDQFQLMKRQHNKEIKLLMSELDEEKRIRLTIQMEMQRMKKHMSK